The genomic DNA GCGGCGCGCCAGCTCGCCGGTGAGGTCGATGTCGTCGTGGTGGGAGGGGGGAACGCCCGCGTGTTCGCCGCGGACGCCGCGCTCCCGGACGGGGTGCGCTCCCTCGGCTACGTTGATGATGCGTCATTGCGGGCATTGTACGAGCATGCCTTGTGTCTCGTGTATCCCTCGTGGTACGAGGGGTTCGGCTTTCCCCCCCTCGAAGCCATGACCTGCGGATGTCCCGTCGTGGTCTCGCGCACGGCCTCCTTGCCAGAGGTGTGCGGGGATGCCGCGCTCTACTTCGATCCCCACGCAGCCGACGCGGCGGTGCAGATCGCTCGGCACGTTCGCGCCATCCTCACCGACGGGGCCGCGCGGGCGCGCTGCGTCGAGGCGGGCCTGCGCCAGGCCCAGGCGTTCAGCTGGGCCGCGTCGGCCCGCGCCCATCTCTCTCATCTGGAGCAGCTCTCTCATGCCTGATGCTCGCGCGCGCGCCGAGGGCAGCCGTTCGGCCTCGCTGGGCACCGCGTCCCTCCCGCACGGCTTTCGAAGCGCCATCGTGCACGACTGGATCGTCGACCTGGGGGGCGCGGAGAAGTGCCTGGCTTCGCTCTACGACATGTTTCCTTCCGACGTGTTCACCGTGGTGCACGATGACCGCAGCGTCACGCGCCTGGGCATTCCGCCGGATCGCGTCACCGATTCGTTCGTTGCCCGGCTGCCACGCGCGCGCCGCAGCTACCGCTCGTACCTGCCGCTGCTCCCCAGCGCGGTGGAGGCCTTCGACCTCTCTGCCTACGACGTGGTCATCTCGAGCTCGCACGCGGTGGCGAAAGGCGTGCTCACCCACGCGGGTCAGCTGCACGTGTGCTACTGCTACACGCCCATGCGCTACGCCTGGGATCTGTGCCACCAGTACCTGCGCGAGACCGGCCTCGACCGCGGCCTGAAGGGCCTCGCCGCGCGGGCGGCCCTGCACTACCTGCGCCTCTGGGACCTGAGCACCGTGAACCGGGTCGACCACTTCGTGGCCATCTCGTCATACATCGCCCGACGCATCGCGCGCGTGTACGGTCGCGAGTCGACGGTCATCTATCCGCCCGTCGACGTCGACCGTCTCGCCGTGGGCCGGGAGCGCGACGACTTCTACCTGGCCGCCTCGCGCTTCGTGCCGTACAAGCGCATCGATCTCATCGTCGAGGCGTTCTCTGCCATGCCGGATCGGCGCCTCGTGGTCATCGGCGATGGCCCCGACGCGGCCAAGATCGCGGCCAAGGCCGCGTCGAACGTGCAGCTGCTGGGGTATCAGCCGGATGATGTGCTGCACGATCACCTGCAACGGGCGAGGGCCTTTGTGTTCGCGGCCGAGGAGGACTTCGGCATCGTTCCGGTCGAGGCCCAGGCCTGTGGAACCCCGGTCATCGCGTTCGGCCGCGGGGGTGCGCGGGAGACGGTGGCCGAGGGGGTGAGCGGCGTCTTCTTCGAGGAGCAGACCGTGCGATCGCTCATCGATGCCGTTCACCGCTTCGAGAGCGGGCCGCCCCTGGCGCCACCGGACGGCATCCGCCAGCAGGCCATGCGGTTCTCTCGTCAGCGATCGAGAAGCACGCGGCGTTCGCAGAGCGACGCTGATGCTGGCCTTCCTGTTCGTCACGGCCGCCGTGCTCGGCGGCGCCGCGCTCACCTTCGTCTTCGAGGAAGACGCGAGCCTGACGTGGCGCCTCGCCTTCGGTGCTTCAGTGGGCCTCACGGCGGCGTCGCTCTTCGCCTATGTGCTGGCGTCGGTGCTCGGGCTCACGCCCATCGCGGTGTGGCTGGCCACCGCTGTCGCCCTGGCACCGCTCGTGCTGCTGCGCCGGCCGGCGCTGCGGGCGCGCCTCGTCGCTTCGATGCGGGCGCTTGCGACCCGCCCCGCGGCCCTGGCAGGCGTTGCGGTGACCGGCATCTTCGCCGTGGTCGTCTGCGGTCGGGCGTTCTACGTCACGCCTGGCGGCATCAGTGTGGGCGATGTGCACAACTTCGGCGACCTCACCTTCCATCTGGCCATCACGTGCGACTTCCTGTTCGGCCAGCGCTTCCCGCCAGAGCACCCCTCACTTGGCGGCGCCTCGCTCACCTATCCCTTTCTCACCGATTTCGGCGCGGGCGTGCTCGCCGTGGGCGGGCTGCCTCTCGATCAGGCCTACCAGGTGCAGTCGAGCATCCTGCTCCTGGCCCTTCTCGTGCTCATCCACGCCTGGTTCCTCGAGCTCACCGACAACGGCCTCGCGGCAACCCTCGGCGTGGTCATGTTCGTCTGCAGCGGTGGTCTCGGCTGGTTCGCCTTCGTGGGCGAGGTGTGGTCCGGCGAACGGGGGATGTTCCCGCTCCTCGGTGACCTGCCGCGAGACTACACCATCTCATCGACACCGGCCGATGGGCTGCGCTGGGGCAACATGATCACCACGCTGCTCATCCCCCAGCGCACCCTCGTGGTCGGTCTGGGGCTGGCCGTCACGGTGTTCACGCTCTGGTGGCGGGCGCTGCGCAGCGGCGATCAGGCGGGGGTGAACCGTCGCATGACGGCGGCAGGCTGTGTGGCGGGTCTTCTTCCTCTCGCGCACGCCCACAGCTACCTCGTGGTCATGGGGGTGGGGGCGTGCCTGGCGCTCCTGTTCTCGGTGCTGCACGTGGCCGCGGAGCCGTCTGATCCGCCTCGGCCGGGGATGGGCGCCTGGGGGCGCTTCGCCGTGGCGGCGCTGGCCATCGGCCTGCCTCAGATCGCCCTCGCCATGCGGGGGGCGAGGCTGCAGACCGAAGGGTTCATTGGCTGGAAGCCTGGCTGGGACAAGCCGGACGAGATGTCGTTCGTGATGTTCTGGCTGCGCAACACCGGGCTGCTCATCCCGCTCACGGCGGTCTCTCTCATCGCCCGCGACGAAGAGCGGCCGGTGGTGCCTCGGGCGCTGCGCTTCTACTGCGCCCCCTTCTTCCTCTGCTTCGTGGTGGCGAACCTGCTGCGACTGGCCCCCTGGGTGTGGGACAACATCAAGGTGCTGGTGTACGCCTTCCTCGCGGCGCTTCCGCTGGTGGGGCTCATGGTGGCGGGTCTGCTGCGCCAGCGGGGGGTGTCACGCGTGGTGGGCGCGGCCCTCTTCGTCGCCCTCGTGCTGTCGGGTCTCCTCGATGTGTGGCGGGTGACGTCGGGGCAGGTCGACCAGCCCGTCATCGACCGCAGCGGGGTCTTGTTCGCCGAGCAGGTGCGCGGGGTCACGCCGCCGGGGGCGCTCATCCTGCACGCGGCGGTGCCCAACCATCCTCTTGTGCTGAGCGGGCGGAGGCACTTCCTGGGCTATCCCGGCCACGTGTGGTCGCAGGGGCTTCCCCCGGGAACACGGGAAGAAGACATCAAGCAGGCCTACGCGGGCGGTCCCGCCGCGGTCGAGATGCTCCGCAGCCAGCATGTCGAGTACATCGCGGTGGGTCCCCAGGAACGTGGGGCGGTCTCGGTCAATGATGCCTTCCTGGCCTCCATGCCCGTTGTGCTGAATGTGGGGCCCTACTCCCTCCATCAGGTGAAGATCACGCCATGAACACTTCGCGCATCGCCGCTGTCGCCGTCATCATCGTCGGCGCGGTGCTGCGGCTCCACCAGCTCACGCTGCGCCCCTTCCATCACGACGAGGGGGTGAACGGCTTCTTCCTCACGCGGCTTGTGCGCGAGGGCTACTACAAGTACGACCCCTCGAACTACCACGGCCCGTCGCTGTACTACCTCACCGTGCCCCTGGTGAAGCTCTTCGGGCTGACCTCGTTCGCCCTGCGGTTCGAGCCGGCGATCTTCGGCATCGCCCTCATCGCTCTTGTGCTCTTCCTGGGGCGTCGACTCGGTGACTGGGCCGCCGTGGCCGCTGCCGCCTTCATCGCCCTGTCGCCGGGCATGCTGTTCTTCTCGCGCTACTACATCCACGAGATGATGCTGCTGTTCTGCATGCTCGGCCTCATCGTCTCGGTCGACCGCTACTGCGTCTCTCGGGGACAGGCCTGGCTCTTCTCGGCGACGGCCTCGGCGGCAATGATGTTTGCCACCAAGGAGACCGCGGCCCCCATGCTCGTGGTGCTGGCGCTGGCCTGGGGCTGCGCCTGGATCTGGATGAAGCTGGCGGGCGGTGGGAGTCCCGCCAGCAGCGAGAAGCCAAAGGGCAGGCGCGGCAAGAACCAGGCGGCGAAGGCCCCCGAGAAGGAGGCGCCTGCCGACGGAGGGCAGTGGCCTCACACGAATGTCACCGTGCTGCTCTGGATGGCCGTGGTGTTCGTCGCCATCAATCTCCTGCTCTACACGTCGTTCTACACCAACAGAGGGGGGCTCGTCGACGCGTTCAAGGCCTTTGCCTTCTGGACCAAGACGGGCGAGAGCTCCCACGTGCACCCCGTGACCC from Pseudomonadota bacterium includes the following:
- a CDS encoding TIGR03663 family protein — encoded protein: MNTSRIAAVAVIIVGAVLRLHQLTLRPFHHDEGVNGFFLTRLVREGYYKYDPSNYHGPSLYYLTVPLVKLFGLTSFALRFEPAIFGIALIALVLFLGRRLGDWAAVAAAAFIALSPGMLFFSRYYIHEMMLLFCMLGLIVSVDRYCVSRGQAWLFSATASAAMMFATKETAAPMLVVLALAWGCAWIWMKLAGGGSPASSEKPKGRRGKNQAAKAPEKEAPADGGQWPHTNVTVLLWMAVVFVAINLLLYTSFYTNRGGLVDAFKAFAFWTKTGESSHVHPVTQYLTWMMAVEPSVLVLGFIGVAFALARRPNTLVVFCAFWALGMLSMYSLIAYKTPWLTINIVLPMAVMSGYAAQEMFGLFGRPTGAIIVAVALAVSGYQAWSLNFEHYDDNRDEVVYVYAHTVRDVNRLLADINRLAERDKGLDSKIAIVAPTYWPLPWYLRDYKQALFHGKMAALDDASMAISEADHDGDPEHDQDAAMRAAAKTGMQPVGTYTLRPGVTLVLWAQQRLGKP
- a CDS encoding glycosyltransferase family 4 protein is translated as MPDARARAEGSRSASLGTASLPHGFRSAIVHDWIVDLGGAEKCLASLYDMFPSDVFTVVHDDRSVTRLGIPPDRVTDSFVARLPRARRSYRSYLPLLPSAVEAFDLSAYDVVISSSHAVAKGVLTHAGQLHVCYCYTPMRYAWDLCHQYLRETGLDRGLKGLAARAALHYLRLWDLSTVNRVDHFVAISSYIARRIARVYGRESTVIYPPVDVDRLAVGRERDDFYLAASRFVPYKRIDLIVEAFSAMPDRRLVVIGDGPDAAKIAAKAASNVQLLGYQPDDVLHDHLQRARAFVFAAEEDFGIVPVEAQACGTPVIAFGRGGARETVAEGVSGVFFEEQTVRSLIDAVHRFESGPPLAPPDGIRQQAMRFSRQRSRSTRRSQSDADAGLPVRHGRRARRRRAHLRLRGRREPDVAPRLRCFSGPHGGVALRLCAGVGARAHAHRGVAGHRCRPGTARAAAPAGAAGAPRRFDAGACDPPRGPGRRCGDRHLRRGRLRSGVLRHAWRHQCGRCAQLRRPHLPSGHHVRLPVRPALPARAPLTWRRLAHLSLSHRFRRGRARRGRAASRSGLPGAVEHPAPGPSRAHPRLVPRAHRQRPRGNPRRGHVRLQRWSRLVRLRGRGVVRRTGDVPAPR
- a CDS encoding glycosyltransferase family 1 protein encodes the protein AARQLAGEVDVVVVGGGNARVFAADAALPDGVRSLGYVDDASLRALYEHALCLVYPSWYEGFGFPPLEAMTCGCPVVVSRTASLPEVCGDAALYFDPHAADAAVQIARHVRAILTDGAARARCVEAGLRQAQAFSWAASARAHLSHLEQLSHA